The region TGTGTTCATCCGGGGCTGGGGCTGGGGCCCAGGCCGGGGCCGGGGCCGGGGCCGGATTCAGGTCCGGGTTTGGGTTCGGAACCGCGTCACTCCGGGGCCTCGCTCTCCCGTGCCGCGAGGCTGACGGCGAACGGCAGGATCGTCACCGCGACTCCCGGCAGCTGCTCCAGCGCCTTCGCCAGCGACTCCGCCGTGCCCCGGTGCAGCAGCTTGCCCAGCGGGGAGGTGTAGGTGCGGCGCGGCACCAGCAGGGTCAGCGCGGTCTGCCCGTCCTCGGTGGTACGGGCCGCCAGCTCCATCACCGCATGGCGCAGCCGCCGGTCCGGGCACGCCACGACCTCCAGCGCCACCGTCACCCCCGCCGTCGCCTCCCACCGCGCCATCAGCCGGCGGGCATGGCTCTCGTCCACCATGAAGTGCACCGCGCGGACCTCGTCGGGCCGCAGCTCATGGGCGTAGCGCAGCGCCTTGACCGTCGCGAGGTCGATGCTGTCCGCCAGGACGAAGACGACATGGCGCCGCCAGCGCGGGACGTCGTCCCCGGGGCGCGGCACCGCCTCCAGGGCGGCCGCCTCCGCGCGGTACTCGCGGTTGATCCGGATCAGCGCCCAGACCCCCAGCGGGAAGACCACCACGACCAGCCAGGCGCCCTCGGTGAACTTGGTGATCCCGAAGATCAGCACCACGGCGGCGGAGACGGCCGCGGTGGTGAGGTTGACCGCGATCTTCCAGCCCCGGCCCGGCTCCCGGCGCCGCAGGTGATAGGCGGTCAGCCCGGCCCCGGCCATGGTGAAGGCGGTGAACACCCCGATCGCGTACAGCGCCACCAGCCGGTCCACATTGGCCTTGGTGACCACCAGCAGCGCCAGCGCCACCACGGCCAGCGCGATGATCCCGTTGGAGAAGGCCAGCCGGTGGCCGCGCCGGGTGAGCTGCCGGGGCAGAAAGCGGTCCTCGGCCACGAAGCTGGCCAGGAAGGGGAAGCCGGTGAACGGCGTGTTGGCACCCGTATAGAGGATGAGCGCGGTCGCCAGTTGGACGAACGCCAGCCCCAGGGCGCCCACCACTCCGTCGCCGAAGACCAGATGGGCCTCCTGTGCGAGGACGGTCGGGGTGCCGTCCCGGTACGGGATGGCGTGGGTGAAGTGGGCGAGGGCGGAGACCCCGAGGACCAGCGTGCCCAGGATGCAGCTCATCGTGATCAGCGTGCGGCGGGCGTTGCGGCCCTTGGGATCGCGGAAGACCGAGACGCTGTTGGAGATCGCCTCCAGACCGGTCAGCGAGGAGCCGCCGTTGGCGAACGAGCGCAGCACGATGAAGAGCGAGGCTCCGTAGAGCCAGCCGCTGCCCGAGGTGCCGAGGGGCATGGCGCCCGCGGCGTGCACATCGGCGTGCGGAAGCCGCCCGGTGAGCCCGCGGACGACGCCGACCACCAGCATCAGGCCGACGGCGACGATGAACAGATAGGCGGGCACCATGAAGACCCGCCCGGCCTCGCGCAGTCCGCGCAGATTGCCGTAGGCGAGGATCAGGATCACCAGGGCGCTGAGGGGCAGTTGGAGATGGTCGATACCGGTCCAGGTGCCGGCGACGAGATGGGCGAACGAGATGATCGCGTTGGTGCCCGCCGAGACCTGGACCGCGACGGTGACGATGTAGTCCACCAGCAGCGCCACGGAGGCGATCTGGGCGATGTCCGGGCCGAAGTTCTCCCGCGCCACCACGTATGAGCCGCCCGCCCGGGTGTAGATCGTCACCACATCGCTGTAGCAGAGCGTGACCAGCAGCAGTACCAGCAGAATCGCCCCGGTCACCGGGAGGATCAGGGTGAACGCCGCGACCCCGATGACCGGCACCAGCACCCGCAGCATCTCCTCGCTGCCGTACGCCGTCGACGAGATGCAGTCGGAGGCCAGCACGCCCAGCGCGGCCGGATTGCCCAGCTTCTCGCGCCGGATCCGCTCGGTGACCAGGGGCGGGCCGAGCAGCCGCCGCTTGAGTCGGTAGGCGGGGCGGTCGGGCGGCTGGATCGGGGCGGCGGGGTCGGCCATGCGGATAGCAGAGCGGGTGCCCGGCCGGGGCGTGGTCAGACGCTCCGGCCGGGCACCCGCCTGTGCCCGTATGTACGAATGTGCCCGCCGCTGTACGAAGGTGCCTGCCGACTGTACGAAGGCGCCCTCCGACTGTACGAAGGCGCCCTCCGACTGTACGAAGGTGCCCGTCGGCAGTGCGGGGCCCGCCGGGGTCAGCCCACGACGGTCCAGGTGTCGCCGCCCGCGAGCAGCGCGCCGAGGTCGCCCTTGCCCTTCAGCTCCACGGCGTTGTCGAGCTGGTGGGACATCAGGGTGTCGTAGACCGGGCGGTCCACATCGCGCAGCACCCCGATGGGGGTGTGGTGGAGCGTGTCGGCGTCGGCGAGCCGGGTCAGCGCGAACGCCGTGGTCGGCGAGGCGGCGTGGGCGTCGTGCACCAGCACCTGGTGCTCGTTTTCCGCGGTGACGGTGACCACTTCGAGGTCGCCGGTGCTCTGGTTGCGGACGACGCCCTTGGCCTGGTCGACGCCGAAGCGGATCGGCTGCCCGTGCTCCAGCCGGATCACGGCCTCCTGGGCCTGATCCTTGTCCTTCAGGGACTCGAAGGCGCCGTCGTTGAAGATATTGCAGTTCTGGTAGATCTCCACCAGCGCGGTGCCCGGGTGGGCCGCGGCCTGTCGCAGCACCTCGGTCAGGTGCTTGCGGTCGGAGTCGATGGTGCGGGCCACGAAGCCCGCCTCGGCGCCGAGCGCGAGCGAGAGCGGGTTGAACGGCGCGTCCAGGGAGCCCATCGGGGTCGACTTGGTGATCTTGCCGACCTCGGAGGTGGGGCTGTACTGACCCTTGGTCAGGCCGTAGATGCGGTTGTTGAAGAGCAGGATCTTCAGGTTCACATTGCGGCGCAGCGCGTGGATCAGGTGGTTGCCGCCGATGGACAGCGCGTCGCCGTCACCGGTGACCACCCACACCGACAGATCCTGCCGCGAGGCGGCCAGACCGGTGGCGATGGCCGGGGCGCGGCCGTGGATGGAGTGCATCCCGTAGGTGTTCATGTAGTACGGGAAGCGTGAGGAGCAGCCGATGCCGGAGACGAAGACGATGTTCTCCTTCGCCAGGCCCAGTTCGGGCATGAAGCCCTGGACGGCGGCGAGGACCGCGTAGTCACCGCAGCCGGGGCACCAGCGGACCTCCTGGTCGGACTTGAAGTCCTTCATCGTCTGCTTGGTGTCGCTCTTGGGCACCAGGGAGAGCGCGCTTCGAGCCGATGCCGCGCCCTCGGCGAGGGTGTCAGTCATCGATGGCCTCCTTGAGGGCGGTGGCGAGCTGTTCGGCCTTGAAGGGCAGCCCGCGGACCTGGGTGAAGGAGCGGGTGTCGACCAGGTAGCGGGCGCGCAGCAGCGTCGCGAGCTGGCCCAGGTTCATCTCCGGCACCACGACCTTCTCGTAACCCTCCAGTACCTTGCCGAGGTTGGCGGGGAAGGGGTTGAGATGGCGCAGATGGGCCTGGGCGATGCGGTCGCCCGCGGTGCGGACGCGGCGCACCGCGGCGGTGATCGGGCCGTACGTCGATCCCCAGCCCAGGACCAGGGTGCGGGCGTCGCCGGTCGGGTCGTCCACCTCGATGTCCGGCACGGTGATGCCGTCCACCTTGGCCTGGCGGATGCGGACCATGTGCTCGTGGTTGGCCGGGTCGTAGGAGATGTTCCCCGAGCCGTCCTGCTTCTCGATTCCGCCGATCCGGTGCTCCAGACCGGGCGTTCCGGGCACGGCCCAGGGGCGGGCCAGGGTCTTGGGGTCGCGCTTGTAGGGCCAGAAGACCTCGGTGCCGTCGGCCAGCACATGGTTGGTGCCGGTCGCGAACTGGACGCGGAGGTCGGGCAGCTCGTCGACGTCCGGCACCCGCCAGGGCTCCGAGCCGTTGGCCAGATAGCCGTCCGACAGCAGGAAGACCGGGGTGCGGTAGGTCAGGGCGATCCGGGCGGCGTCGAGCGCGGCGTCGAAGCAGTCGGCCGGGGTCTTGGGGGCCACGATCGGCACCGGGGCCTCGCCGTTGCGCCCGTACATGGCCTGCAGCAGATCGGCCTGCTCGGTCTTGGTGGGCAGCCCGGTGGAGGGGCCGCCGCGCTGGATGTCGATCACCAGGAGCGGCAGTTCCAGCGATACCGCGAGCCCGATGGTCTCCGACTTCAGCGCCACGCCCGGGCCGGAGGTGGTGGTCACGGCGAGGGAGCCGCCGAAGGCCGCGCCCAGCGCGGCGCCGATCCCGGCGATCTCGTCCTCGGCCTGGAAGCTGCGCACGCCGAAGTTCTTGTGCTTGGAGAGCTCATGCAGGATGTCCGAGGCCGGGGTGATCGGATACGACCCCAGGAACAGCGGCAGATCCGCCTGGCGGGAGGCCGCGATCAGCCCGTACGACAGCGCCAGGTTCCCGGAGATGTTCCGGTAGGTGCCGGTGGGGAACGCCCTGGTGGCCGGGGCCACCTCGTAGGAGACGGCGAAGTCCTCGGTGGTCTCGCCGAAGTTCCAGCCCGCCCGGAAGGCGGCCACGTTCGCCTCGGCGATCTGCGGCTTCTTCGCGAACTTCTGCCGCAGGAACTTCTCGGTGCCCTCGGTCGGCCGGTGGTACATCCACGACAGCAGCCCGAGCGCGAACATGTTCTTGCTGCGCTCGGCCTCCTTGCGGGACAGGCCGAATTCCTTCAGCGCCTCGATGGTCAGCGTGGTGAGCGGCACCGGGTGGACGTGGTAGCCGTCCAGCGAGCCGTCCTCCAGGGGGCTTTGGTCATAGCCGACCTTGGCCATCGGGCGCTTGGTGAACTCGTCGGTGTTGACGATGATTTCCGCCCCGCGCGGCACATCGGGGAGGTTGGCCTTCAGCGCGGCCGGGTTCATCGCCACCAGCACGTTCGGCGCGTCACCCGGTGTGAGGATGTCGTGATCGGCGAAGTGGAGCTGGAAGCTCGACACTCCGGGCAGGGTGCCGGCGGGCGCGCGGATCTCCGCCGGGAAGTTCGGCAGGGTCGACAGGTCGTTCCCGAACGACGCCGTCTCCGAGGTGAACCGGTCACCCGTGAGCTGCATACCGTCGCCCGAGTCACCCGCGAACCGGATGATCACCCGGTCCAGACGGCGGACCTCTTTGCCGCCGTCCGCTGTTCGCTGCCCGCCGGCGGGCGTCTGCCCGCCCGGCTGATCGGCTGGTTCGGCCTGCTCGGCCGGGCTACTGACCTGGCTGGTCACTGCTTCGGACCTCCCTTGAGGCGGCGCTCCTGGACAGTCGGTGCCGACCGGTTGTTGTCCCATGACCATCGTACGTCGGTAAGGGTGGCCTTCCTTGGCCGGATCACATGGTGGACGTCCAAAGAAGAACCATATATGTCACGGTTTGGCATGATGTGTCCCATCCCCCGTGCTGTCCTTTCCGCTGATCCCCCGTTCAGCCTTTGGCCCGGCTTTGGCCCGCGGAAGTCTGCTTTCAGGAATTGAGGTATGTGAGGACAGCGAGCACCCGACGGTGATCCCCGTCACTCGGCGACAGGCCCAGCTTCAAGAAGATGTTGCTCACATGCTTCTCGACCGCGCCATCGCTCACCACGAGCTGCCGGGCGATGGCCGAATTGGTCCGCCCCTCGGCCATCAGCCCCAGGACCTCCCGCTCCCTCGGGGTGAGCCCGGCCAGCACATCCTGCTTGCGGCTGCGGCCCAGAAGCTGGGCGACCACCTCCGGGTCGAGCGCCGTACCGCCCTCGGCGACCCGTACCACCGCGTCCACGAACTCGCGCACCTCGGCCACCCGGTCCTTGAGCAGATAGCCGATGCCGCGGCTGTTCCCGGCCAGCAGCTCGGTGGCGTACTGCTCCTCCACGTACTGCGACAGGACCAGCACCCCCAGGCCCGGATGGTCACGGCGGAGCCGGATGGCCGCCCGCACCCCCTCGTCGGTGTGCGTGGGCGGCATCCTTACGTCGGCCACCACCACATCCGGCAGCACGCCCTCGTCGGCCAGCTCCCGTACCGACTTGATCAGCGCTTCCGCGTCCCCGACGCCCGCGACCACCTCATGGCCCCGGTCGGTCAGCAGCCGGGTCAGCCCCTCCCGGAGCAGCACCGAATCCTCGGCGATGACCACCCGTACTCTGTCCGGCACGATGCTCGGTCCCCGTTCCACTCGGCCCCCGTTTCGCTTGTTTCCGTGGGGACCAGCATCCCAGGGTTGGGCCGCCCGCGTCGCACAGAACCGGCCGACGCCGAGGGCGTACGACCGGTGCGGTCGTGCGCCCTCAGCGTCGGTCGGTCGGGTCGTGCGCCTTCAGCGCCAGGGGAGCTCGGCGGTCACGGTGGTCGGACCGCCCGCCGGGGAATTGACGACGAGGATCCCGTCCACCGCGTCGATCCGCTCCGACAGCCCCGCCAGACCCGAACCGGCGGAGGTGCCGGCCCCGCCCCGCCCGTCGTCCGTGATCTGCAGCATCACCCGGTCCTCGGTGCGCCAGACATCGACCTCGGCGGTGCGGGCGCCGCTGTGCTTGCTGATGTTCTGGAGCAGTTCGGAGACGGTGAAGTAGGCGATTCCCTCGATCGCGGGCGCGGGCCGTTGCGGAAGGTCGACGGTCACCGTCACGGGGACGGTGCAGCGGGCCGAGAGTGCGGAGAGGGCGGGGCCGAGGCCGCGGTCGGTGAGGATCGCGGGGTGGATGCCGCGGGCGAGGTCGCGCAGTTCCTGGAGGGCGAGCTTCACCTCGCCGTGGGCCTCGTCGACCATTTTGGCGGCGGCTTCCGGGTCCTCGTCCAGCTTCTCCTTCGCCAGGCCCAGATCCATGGCGAGGGCGACCAGCCGGGCCTGGGCGCCGTCGTGGAGGTCGCGCTCGATGCGGCG is a window of Streptomyces violaceusniger Tu 4113 DNA encoding:
- a CDS encoding APC family permease, whose product is MADPAAPIQPPDRPAYRLKRRLLGPPLVTERIRREKLGNPAALGVLASDCISSTAYGSEEMLRVLVPVIGVAAFTLILPVTGAILLVLLLVTLCYSDVVTIYTRAGGSYVVARENFGPDIAQIASVALLVDYIVTVAVQVSAGTNAIISFAHLVAGTWTGIDHLQLPLSALVILILAYGNLRGLREAGRVFMVPAYLFIVAVGLMLVVGVVRGLTGRLPHADVHAAGAMPLGTSGSGWLYGASLFIVLRSFANGGSSLTGLEAISNSVSVFRDPKGRNARRTLITMSCILGTLVLGVSALAHFTHAIPYRDGTPTVLAQEAHLVFGDGVVGALGLAFVQLATALILYTGANTPFTGFPFLASFVAEDRFLPRQLTRRGHRLAFSNGIIALAVVALALLVVTKANVDRLVALYAIGVFTAFTMAGAGLTAYHLRRREPGRGWKIAVNLTTAAVSAAVVLIFGITKFTEGAWLVVVVFPLGVWALIRINREYRAEAAALEAVPRPGDDVPRWRRHVVFVLADSIDLATVKALRYAHELRPDEVRAVHFMVDESHARRLMARWEATAGVTVALEVVACPDRRLRHAVMELAARTTEDGQTALTLLVPRRTYTSPLGKLLHRGTAESLAKALEQLPGVAVTILPFAVSLAARESEAPE
- a CDS encoding 2-oxoacid:ferredoxin oxidoreductase subunit beta; protein product: MTDTLAEGAASARSALSLVPKSDTKQTMKDFKSDQEVRWCPGCGDYAVLAAVQGFMPELGLAKENIVFVSGIGCSSRFPYYMNTYGMHSIHGRAPAIATGLAASRQDLSVWVVTGDGDALSIGGNHLIHALRRNVNLKILLFNNRIYGLTKGQYSPTSEVGKITKSTPMGSLDAPFNPLSLALGAEAGFVARTIDSDRKHLTEVLRQAAAHPGTALVEIYQNCNIFNDGAFESLKDKDQAQEAVIRLEHGQPIRFGVDQAKGVVRNQSTGDLEVVTVTAENEHQVLVHDAHAASPTTAFALTRLADADTLHHTPIGVLRDVDRPVYDTLMSHQLDNAVELKGKGDLGALLAGGDTWTVVG
- a CDS encoding 2-oxoacid:acceptor oxidoreductase subunit alpha, which translates into the protein MTSQVSSPAEQAEPADQPGGQTPAGGQRTADGGKEVRRLDRVIIRFAGDSGDGMQLTGDRFTSETASFGNDLSTLPNFPAEIRAPAGTLPGVSSFQLHFADHDILTPGDAPNVLVAMNPAALKANLPDVPRGAEIIVNTDEFTKRPMAKVGYDQSPLEDGSLDGYHVHPVPLTTLTIEALKEFGLSRKEAERSKNMFALGLLSWMYHRPTEGTEKFLRQKFAKKPQIAEANVAAFRAGWNFGETTEDFAVSYEVAPATRAFPTGTYRNISGNLALSYGLIAASRQADLPLFLGSYPITPASDILHELSKHKNFGVRSFQAEDEIAGIGAALGAAFGGSLAVTTTSGPGVALKSETIGLAVSLELPLLVIDIQRGGPSTGLPTKTEQADLLQAMYGRNGEAPVPIVAPKTPADCFDAALDAARIALTYRTPVFLLSDGYLANGSEPWRVPDVDELPDLRVQFATGTNHVLADGTEVFWPYKRDPKTLARPWAVPGTPGLEHRIGGIEKQDGSGNISYDPANHEHMVRIRQAKVDGITVPDIEVDDPTGDARTLVLGWGSTYGPITAAVRRVRTAGDRIAQAHLRHLNPFPANLGKVLEGYEKVVVPEMNLGQLATLLRARYLVDTRSFTQVRGLPFKAEQLATALKEAIDD
- a CDS encoding response regulator transcription factor, which produces MPDRVRVVIAEDSVLLREGLTRLLTDRGHEVVAGVGDAEALIKSVRELADEGVLPDVVVADVRMPPTHTDEGVRAAIRLRRDHPGLGVLVLSQYVEEQYATELLAGNSRGIGYLLKDRVAEVREFVDAVVRVAEGGTALDPEVVAQLLGRSRKQDVLAGLTPREREVLGLMAEGRTNSAIARQLVVSDGAVEKHVSNIFLKLGLSPSDGDHRRVLAVLTYLNS